CCTTGGCTGTTTTTGAGATCATGAGCCGGATGTACTGTCCGGCCATCGCGTGCCCCGGAACACCGCAGACAATGTAGTAAGAGCCAGCTCGCTTGGCCGTGAACGTGACCTGCTGGTGCATGCCAGATTTGATGCCCACCTCAACCCTGGCGGGCGCGTAAGCGGCGGGAAAGACCGCGTCTGTGGCATCAGCGTCCGTCGGAGCGGCCCCGCCTTTGCGAATCACGAAACTGTGGGCCAGGGTGCCCATATTCGTAAACTTGATCGTGACTTGACTGCCCAGCGGCACAGTGAAGGTGCGGTTGCCTTTGGCCCCACCATTGAAATTCATACCGCCGTTGGCGCTGCCTTGGCCAGCGATAAGATCGAGAGTAACGGCGTGCCCCTTGGTCTGAACAGGTGAAGGGGCAGCCAGCGCTGTGCCAAGGAGTGCGGAGATCAGGAGAGCAGAGGAAACTTGCATGGTGGACTCCAGGAGTGGTCATCCAGTGAAATTGAAGTGCGAACCAATCGGACCGCGCTGCTCTGGACAGCCGGTTCCTACAGTAAAAGCAGGCGGTTATGACGGGGTTACGTCAATGGCCCGGCTCAGCGGTGCCGCAAGAAAAACGCCCCGATCTGCCGTCCCACTTCGGCATTCACGTCGCCGTGCGTGAGGTGCTGGCCGCTGACTTGCACCACCTTGACGCTGGCCCCAGCGGCGCGGGCCAGGTGGGCCAGGCGACCGCCATTCTTTACGCTGCTGACCACCGTGTCCTGCGGGCTGACCACCACCATCAGCGGCGTGCGCCTGCCGATAAAGTGCTGGAAATGATTGACCGGATCAGATGTCTTGAGTGCCGCCGAGCCGTAGGCGTCGGTAATACTTTTGCCCCGGCTCACCGATGACCTCACCGCGTCTTGCAAGTTGACCCGTCCGGCCACCAGTGCCACTGCACTGACTGGAATCCCCAGTGTGCGGCGGTGAGCGTGGCGGGCAGAGCACCCATTGAGATCCCCAGGGTGTAGACCCGCCCATCATGTCGGAAGTGTGGCAAGGCGGCTCTGTAAGCGCGCTGGATGGAAGACAGCGCTGCCGCGTTGCCCCAGGTGCTAGGACCGCCGTCGCTGCTGAGCAGCAGCACAAAGCCCTGCGCGTCAATGCCGTCCAGCAAGGCGTCAAATGGCGCGTGCTGGATGCCGTCGCTCGCCAGCCCGCCGCGCCCGTGCGAGACGATCACCACTGCGCAGGGTCGGGCCTGGCACTGCTTTGGAACGATGAGCTGTGCGTCGCCTGTAGGGTCAGGTAAGGTCAAGGTTTGCCGCCCGTCTTTATCGCTGAGCCACACAGCCCTGGCTTGAGCGTCCAGAAGCGGCGTCCAGGCCAGCAGCGCAGCCAGAGCCAGAAGGGAGAACAAGCAGTTGGCCATGACCCCTCATCCTACAGGCCAATGGTTAAGCTGCTGTATAGCGGCGAACAAAGGCTCGAACGGCCTATACCGCCTCTATACCGAATGCGTTTAGGGTGAGGGATGCACCGTTTTCTGGCTTTATTGGTCCTGCTGATGGGTACATCTCTCGCTCAACCTGCTCCCGGCCAGATTCAACCGGTTGCGCCCGGCACGCGGACTGCTCCGCGCCTTCAGACCCTCGCTCTCACCCCACCTCTCCCTGAAGTAAAAACCGTGGAGGTGCTCAGCAACGGCTTTGTTCGGGCTGCCCACGCCATCATTTTGCTGTCCGGCGCTCAGACCACCGATGGCCGGGCCACCCAGTTGGCGCTGCTGGCCGCTGAGCGCACGTACCGCGCCGCACCCGATCTACTGGAGGTGGATGTCAGCGTGTACCGTGCCAAAGGCTACGCGGGCTTCGGTGGCCCGCTGCCGCTGCTCACCCTCTCGGTGCCACGTGAGCGCCTGGCGACGGTGCGGACCAGCGTCCAGACCGACCAATACGACCGCATCTGGATCAACCCGCAGATCGACACGCCGGAAGTGATTGCTCCGCCTGCCAAGCTGCTGGAGAAAGTGCCGGTATTTGTCGGCAGCAGGGCTGAGCAACTCAAGCAGCAGTTGCAGCAGTCACTGAGTCATGCCAGGGGCGGCGTGCGCGGCGGGCTGCTGTTTCAGGGGCCTTCGTCACGGCGGCAGGTGGCCCTGACCTTTGATGATGGGCCGCACCCGCTGTACTTTCCATTGGTGCTTGATTTGCTGCGCCGTGCTGATGTCAAAGCCACCTTCTTCCTGATTGGGCGCAACGCGGTCGCCTACCCTTATTTTGTGCAGGATCTGGTGCGCGGCGGCTTCGAGATCGCCAACCATACCTTCCACCATGTCCGGCTGCCCAGCCTCAGCACCCTTCAGATCAAAACAGAACTCAGCAGCACCAACACGCTCCTCACTCAGCTCGGCGGCCAGAACGTGCTGTATTTCCGTCCCCCAGGCGGCCGCTACAGCACCCGCGTGCTGAATATTGCCAGGCAACTCGGTCTCACCACCGTCTTCTGGACCGATGATCCAGGCGACTTTCAAAATCCTGGCGTCGAGACCGTCGAGGCCCGTTTCGGGAAGCGTTTGCGGCCTGGCGGAATTATTTTGCTGCATGACAACGCGCTGGACGGACTCCTGGCCCTGCCCGATCTGCTCAAGGTGGCGAGACAGCGGGGTTACACAGTGACGACGGTGGGGGCACTCGGACGCTAAGTACAAGCGGGCGCTACCGAACATCTCGTCCTCTGGGCCGCAGCCTTCAGATGTTCGGCACGAGGTCAAAGTACTCGTGATCCTCGTTCGCGCCGCCAAAACCCTGGCCCACCTCCTTCTCGCTCACGACAAATTCGATGCTGCTGATCCACTTGATCATCTTGTAGCCCAGTTGATTCTCGGCCCGCAACCTCAGCGGCGCACCGTGGTTGGCTCCCAGCCGCTCGCCGTTCATCTCGTAGGCCAGCAGACATTGCGGGTGCAGGGCGTCTTTCAGCGACAGCGTCTCGTAGTATTCGCCGCCGTACAGCCCCTCACCGAACGAATGAAACACCATCACCTTCGCTTCAGGCCGGGGTTGCACCAGTTCGATCAGGGCGCTCATGGAGAGGCCGCCCCATTCGGCCACGCCGGACCAGCCCTGGATGCAGTGGTGCAGCGTGATGTGGTTTTCTTGACCCAGCGCCATGATCTCGCCGAGTGAGAGTTCGACTGGATGGTCCACCAGGCCCGATATTCGCAGCTTAAAATTCTGAAAATCATCGGCCAGCAGCGTCTGCCAGTCCTCGGAAGTCGGCAGCTTGCCGTTTGACCAGAAGTGCGGCGAGATGTCGGCGCGGGTAAATTCAGCACTGGGTGTCAAGGGGTCAAGTGTCCGCAGGGTCAATGTGCCGACAGTGCGCCGGGCCGCGAGTTGCAGCGCACGCGGACGGTGCCACGACACCCAGTAGGCCGCAAACAAAACGCCAAGAGCGGCGGCGATGCCGATCAGGCCCAGCATCCATCCGGCAGGGCCACCAGTATCAGTACCCATGACGATATGGTTCATATTCTGCACAAAACCAGTGGTGGCGACCAGAACAATGTGGATCACCAGAAACACCGAGAAGCCGACCATCAACAGGAAATGCAGTGACCTGGCCCCCTGCCGCCCGCCGAACAAACGCGGATACCAGGAAAAGCGGCCGTCCAGCGCGGGTGACATGGCCAGCCCGCTCAGGATGGACAGCGGAGCCATCACGAATACGACGGCAAAATAGGCGAGCTGCTGCAAGGCCTGGTACGCATAAAAGCCGTCCGGTTCGGCGGGCAGGTGGAAGGTCGCGTAATGAACGAAGATCTTCCAGGATTCAGGAAGGATACCCCAGTAGGTCGGTACCAGCCGTGCCCAGTGGCCCTGCACGAACAGCAGCACGACGTAGATCACTCCCGTCAGCACCCAGAACAGCACCGAGAGAAAATGCCAGTGCCGGGCCACGCCGATGGTGTGGCGGTAACCCGGCAGGCTCCACAGCGGCGAGATGTAGCGGGCGTCGTCTTTGGCCGTCCAGAGGCGGTCAGTGGGCACTGTCAGTGGCGTGAAGCGAATCCACTCCGAGCCGGGGGTGCAGTCCTGGTGGCTGTACAGGCGAGGGTGATCGGCCAGAATCGACAGTCCGCTGCGGATCAGCAGCAGTGTCAACACGAAGCTAATGTAGTGAGCGGTCCGCAGCCAGAGCGGGAAGCCGGACGAGCCGGGAAAAGTGCGAACCGGGTCAGCCACAGCAGGCAGACCGAAAAGCCCGTACTGAATCCAGGCGATGATGATCGGCAGCAGTACCACTGTTGTCACGCCAAGCAGCAGGGTTGGCCGGATCCATAGTCCTGGGCGGCGATCTGGGGGGTAATGAACCTTGTTTTCCCGTGGAGGTGCTGAATGGATCATTCCATCCCCCCAGGGCCAGCCGCTCATTGTTTTAAGTTTTCACCGGGCAGGCCCACGCAGAGCAGTGACGGCGTCCTGACTTACTGGGCGGCTCCTCAAGTGGCTGGGTCACCACCCTGACAGCCTGAACCTACATCTGACGGGTGTGAGAAGTCAGGGAAAGAAGGCAGGAGTGGGCAGGTCGTTCGTGCTGCCAGAAACGACTGGCCAGCGGTCACGACCCAGCCT
This portion of the Deinococcus rubellus genome encodes:
- a CDS encoding cupredoxin domain-containing protein produces the protein MQVSSALLISALLGTALAAPSPVQTKGHAVTLDLIAGQGSANGGMNFNGGAKGNRTFTVPLGSQVTIKFTNMGTLAHSFVIRKGGAAPTDADATDAVFPAAYAPARVEVGIKSGMHQQVTFTAKRAGSYYIVCGVPGHAMAGQYIRLMISKTAKVASFQ
- a CDS encoding molybdopterin-dependent oxidoreductase — encoded protein: MTTVVLLPIIIAWIQYGLFGLPAVADPVRTFPGSSGFPLWLRTAHYISFVLTLLLIRSGLSILADHPRLYSHQDCTPGSEWIRFTPLTVPTDRLWTAKDDARYISPLWSLPGYRHTIGVARHWHFLSVLFWVLTGVIYVVLLFVQGHWARLVPTYWGILPESWKIFVHYATFHLPAEPDGFYAYQALQQLAYFAVVFVMAPLSILSGLAMSPALDGRFSWYPRLFGGRQGARSLHFLLMVGFSVFLVIHIVLVATTGFVQNMNHIVMGTDTGGPAGWMLGLIGIAAALGVLFAAYWVSWHRPRALQLAARRTVGTLTLRTLDPLTPSAEFTRADISPHFWSNGKLPTSEDWQTLLADDFQNFKLRISGLVDHPVELSLGEIMALGQENHITLHHCIQGWSGVAEWGGLSMSALIELVQPRPEAKVMVFHSFGEGLYGGEYYETLSLKDALHPQCLLAYEMNGERLGANHGAPLRLRAENQLGYKMIKWISSIEFVVSEKEVGQGFGGANEDHEYFDLVPNI
- a CDS encoding polysaccharide deacetylase family protein, with the protein product MGTSLAQPAPGQIQPVAPGTRTAPRLQTLALTPPLPEVKTVEVLSNGFVRAAHAIILLSGAQTTDGRATQLALLAAERTYRAAPDLLEVDVSVYRAKGYAGFGGPLPLLTLSVPRERLATVRTSVQTDQYDRIWINPQIDTPEVIAPPAKLLEKVPVFVGSRAEQLKQQLQQSLSHARGGVRGGLLFQGPSSRRQVALTFDDGPHPLYFPLVLDLLRRADVKATFFLIGRNAVAYPYFVQDLVRGGFEIANHTFHHVRLPSLSTLQIKTELSSTNTLLTQLGGQNVLYFRPPGGRYSTRVLNIARQLGLTTVFWTDDPGDFQNPGVETVEARFGKRLRPGGIILLHDNALDGLLALPDLLKVARQRGYTVTTVGALGR